TCCTCATTAGACTCACTAACTTAATTTGTGGTGTATGTTGTACTGTAATCatcagaatgaatgaaaaacattgttGTTCTGAAGCTGGTTGATCACAGTCAGTACAAAAAGTGACATATTCAGATTGAGCGTATGATGAAATATCCTGTTTGCAGTGAAAGTCGTTCAAAGACCCCAAGACTCATAAATTTATAGACGTTGTGTGAAAACACATGACATTGAGATTAGACTTTAACCAACATTATTGTTCATTAACACTTGGGTGTCACTATAACATTCAACAGGTTCACTGTGACCCAgacacacacgtgtgtgtgtgtgtgtgtgtgtgtgtatgtatatgtgtgtgtgtgtgtgtgtgtgtgtatgtgtgtgtatgtatgtgtgtgtgtgtgtgtgtggtccagttattcctcatgttgtggggactcgcctcctTAACggagacaaaaagcaagtccccttaacgtaaaatcattaattttagggtgaaacCTTGgattaaagttaaggttagtttagggttatgttaaggttagggaaagggtgtgtgtgtgtgtgtgtgtgtgtgtgtgtgtgtgtgtgtgtatgtatgtgtgtatgtgtgtgtgtggggatgtgtgtgtatgtatgtgtgtgtgtgtgtgtatgtgtatgtgtgtgtgtgtgtgtgtgtgtatgtatgtgagtgtgtatgtgtgtgtgtatgtgtatgtgtgtgtgtgtgtatgtatgtgtgtatgtgtgtgtgtggggatgtgtgtgtgtatgtatgtgtgtgtgtgtatgtatgtgtgtgtggggggatgtgtgtgtgtgtatgtatgtgtgtgtgtttgtgtgtgtgtgtgagagagagagagggaggaggtaagcgtatgtgtaagtgtgtatgtgtgtgtgtgtgtgtgtatgtatgtgtgtatgtgtatgtatgtatgtatgtgtgtgtgtgtatgtatgtgtgtgtgtggggatgtgtgtgtgtgtatgtatgtgtgtgtgtgtgtgtgtgtgtgtgtgtgagagagagagagggaggaggtaagcgtatgtgtaagtgtgtatgtgtgtgtgtgtgtgtgtatgagtcaCAAGATGGCCGACGTGGATCACGTGACGATACAAGTGACTCAAGATGGCGCGGCTTCCGGGGGAAGTCGCGTCACGTTAGGACAACCGGCGGAAGACGCCGCAGAGTTCCAGTTAACAATAGCAGATAGCGCCGACCGGTGGTCGTTGGCGTTTCTGCACTCACGTGTCTGATAGCGGGTAACAAAGGGGCAAGACGGCGCTATGGCCCTCTGTTATCTGACTATCAGATGTGTGGAAAACGTGCGTAGTTAGGCGGATGTGCaagtgtatgtgcgtgtgtgtgttagtaagggaaggaaagagaggaaaggagatcGACTCTCGGTCCCGCGACCGTGAGGGGAGAGTAGCGGTTGCTTTGTCTACAGAGAGCGGGAGTACGGACGGTAGTCGGtacgcacgttgtctggttgtggaccgacaaagcaacttactttccaCTTGCGGTGGCACACACAGGAATCCCGAACGGGATAACACAAACAGTttagcgtggtgaacacaaactaaacaggcagcaactTAAAACATACACTCCTCAGAGTACAGCAGCAAACAGGACTCGGCGGTCcgttaaacacacaaaacaatacaagcactaagctcataaacacacaactcTAATACGATCTCTGCCCAGACAACCTCTTACTTGTGTCGCTCTCCGGAGCGAACCGATGTGTGTGGAAAAGTCCGTTAGTGAAATCCAGCAGCGGGTCCTCCGGTGCGTGATGCTGGCAGAACCGTCCTGGTTTCCCGGGAATGACGGCGCTGGTTCCTCGGTGGGGCAGCGAAGAACGCAGGGTGGTCGACTCAGTCGGTAGACAGCGGGGCGTAGAAGTTATCCGCGTCTCCGTGGAGAAAATCCTTTCTCCCTACTGCAGGTATCGGGTGAGAGTGCTGGGTTGCAAACAGCAGTCTCTCGCGGATCCGGTAACGTTACGGTGTTCGGATGAACACGGGTCGAGGTCTCGTCTCGTCCAGCGAGGGGAGATACTCCAAAAGAAAAGGGGGAATAGCACACGTGTACAAGTCCCTTTCGTTGGCGATCCAGGTGATCAACATCAGATTGACTGTTTAAAGAAAAAGCTTGCTAGCACTCTAGAGGTCAACAAGGCTCTCTCCAACGAAGTAAGAAATCGTGAAATGCGGGTACAGAGCAATGCTAAAACTGCACACGAGGAAAGGGCCGCTTTAATTggacatataaataaaatggttgAGAAGCACAAACCACAGAAAGCAAAATCAACCAGTAACCTAGGCCGTGTCCCAGTTCATTTCCCACCTATTAAAAAGCCTCATCCTCctacagaacagcagcagcacttttTAAGCTCAGAGCTCAGACGGCTCAGCAGTTAGCACAGTGGCCTCATATCCTGCCTTCCACATGCCCACATTCAACCATTAATGGTCAATGCACATTCACAGTCCAGGTTTGTAAGACATTTGAGTACATAAATCTCATTTCcataaatatacattaatatagaaataactagacaaaacaaacacaaaaaataaacacaatttactGCATTAACCTTGTTAGAATAAAACTTGTCTTCCTTCTGTTACTCTCCctttcattttactttaagtAACTAACTATGAACATTTGTACAAAcaatgtcacacacactcataaatcCATGGAAATCCTCTCCTTATATCACAGTAGTAGTCCATTGGAGATGGCAATTTCCATTAAATCAGGTCAGGTCTCCGTGAGCTCATGTACTTTTAACCACATTCGCCTaaaggaggagacctctgcagataattggGCTCCCAGTAGAAACCTGCTGAACAACTGAAGCTTACGTTATcacagaaacaagctgagcaaacgttagcagcagctggGCTAGCAGCCCCTACCGGACGTCCTGTGCCAGCTGAACAGCTTCAGAGAAACACGgatttttaacgtgaaactgctttattcagtgtttttactggttttaatccccatgtacatttttttttttggaaaggaggagacctctgcagat
This region of Thunnus maccoyii chromosome 6, fThuMac1.1, whole genome shotgun sequence genomic DNA includes:
- the LOC121898200 gene encoding uncharacterized protein LOC121898200, whose amino-acid sequence is MTALVPRWGSEERRVVDSVGRQRGVEVIRVSVEKILSPYCRYRVRVLGCKQQSLADPVTLRCSDEHGSRSRLVQRGEILQKKRGNSTRVQVPFVGDPGDQHQIDCLKKKLASTLEVNKALSNEVRNREMRVQSNAKTAHEERAALIGHINKMVEKHKPQKAKSTSNLGCVPVKLPPIKKPHPPTEQQQHFLSSELRRLSS